The genome window AACTGCTTGTATGCCATATATGTCAAACGCGGTCACAAAAACGACTTCAAACTGGTAATGCGGCAAAGCTTTAAGCACTTCAAAGCCATCCTTATCCGGCATTTGGATATCTAAAAACAACAAATCAGGATTGCTTGCCGTAATTAAATCTACACCATCGTCGGCATTAGTGGCCGAGCCCACAACACTTACCGGCAGTTCATGCTTTTTTAGTAAGCGCACAATATTTTCGATATTGTTTTTTTCGTCGTCAATAATTACCGCTCGTATCATATTAGCCAATTTTTAAAGTGGAAAATAACATGGGTTAAATTATCCGTCCTTGTTACTGAAAATTCTATTTGCTGTCCGTTAAGCGTTTGGTTCAATAATTTTATCCGCTCCTTAGTTAACTGAAGGCCAAATCCGCCGGTATTATCATTTTGGTTAAACCCTTTGCCGTTATCGTTTACGCTCACCATCATGTCGTTATTCAATTTCTCAAACAGTACAACCAGTTGCCCGTTCTCCTGTAGGGCCGATATGCCATGCTTTACCGCATTCTCTACCGGGGGTTGTAAAAACAAAGCGGGTATTTCGAGGGCGCTGGCGTCTATCTCATCGCTTACTTTAATTTGATAACTGAACCCAAAACGCAGCTTTTCGAGCGCCAGGTAGTTTTCCAGGATCTTGATTTCGGTAAAAATGCTTACAAACTCCTTGTCGCTGGCTTTTAACGAATCGCGCATTAAATTGCTGAACTCGATCAGATATTTCGACGCCTTTTGCGAATCGTTTTTGGTGATTAACCCTTGAATGGAGCTGAGGGCGTTAAACACAAAATGCGGGTTAAACTGCGACCGGATAGAACGGAGTTCCGTTTGCACCAACTGCTTTAAAGTGCTTTCTTCTTTCAGTTTTTCCGCCTGCTTTCCTGATCGCCATAGTAATAACAAAAAACCGGCGGCCAGTATGCCAAGCAAACTTAAAGCAGCCTTAGCCCATACAGTTTGATACCAGGCGGCTTGAAGGGCGAATGCATAGGTGAAGATATTATTGCGCTGTACGCTGTAACGTATTTTTAGCCGGTAATTTCCAGGCGACAGGTTTTTGAGCCAAACCAAATTAAAATCAAAATCATTGACGGTCCAGCCGGTACTGTCTTTCCCGTTTACCAGGTTATATTCAATGATGCTTTTTGATTTAATAATGTCATCCAAATAAAAGATCAGGTTATTTTCATTATAGCTAAAGTCTTTTTTTAATTTCAAAGCAGCATCCTTACTCCAATCGGGCTGATCGGGGTTTTCCAAGGGGCTTGTCCACTGTTTTTTAAAAAGGCTTAAAAAATCGGGCAGCTGCGCAAACGTGAACACCCCGATCACCCGGGGCTGCCATTTTACCCAATAGGCCGTTACCGAAGCTTCAATACTATCGGGCGTACTGAGCTTGCGTACCTGGAAGGTGAGGGCTTTCCCATAGGCTGTTTTAAACTGGCCCAGATAAGCCGAGAATTCATCTGTTTTATCAGGATCGGCAATTTTAGTCATTAAATAGGCTTTGCAAAACAACGTTGGCCTCGTCCACGGCAATACCACTTTTTGCTTATCCTCAATAACCCTGAATTGATATTGGTTAACGTTTTGTGGATTGATGCCATTAACGGTTATAATTATTCCGGACGAATCAAAAATCGGGATCGCATATTTTCCTGCGTAGCCGTTAAAAAGTTGTATATACGATTGCGATCCGGGGTTGCCGTATTGTTTTAACCGGGGGATCTTTTGTAAAGCCTGGCGATAGTTTACCGCCAGTTTGTTGGAATAAAAGGCAGCAATTAATACCTTTTTATTTTTAGAGCGGGAGTTTTCATAATTAAAAAATGTATAGGAAAAGTACTTGCGTATGGAATCGCCATGGCTATCGTGCTGAATAACCGGGTTGATACCATCCAGGTACATTTCCGGCTTCTGCGCCTGGCAACACAGCTGAAAAAAACAGAAAAACAAGAATATGACAATACCGCGCATCCGCTCCTTATAATTATATCTATCAAAGTAAAGGTTTTAAACCCTTGTTAGGATATGCTGGTTTGAATCTGGTACGCCTTAATTTGAATTAGGTGATTTCGGGGACTATCCTCCCTATGGCCGGTTTGAACCGGTTTTAAATAAAACTGATGTTTTGATCGAAGTAAATAAAATTCAGGAATGATCCAAAGTAAATTCGCGGAATTATCCCTGGTGGTTAATCCAAAATAATTTAACCTAAAAAGGCCCGTAGATACGGGCCTTTTTAGGTAGTTCTTTTGCAATTAGTTGGTTACATTAATGCAACGGTTAAAGCCCTGGTCAAAATCACAAATATGGTCTACCGAATAATCGCCGCATAAACCTGTCTCCCCAAATTGCATACCATCGTTACAATACACAACCGAAGCGTGATTTAACCCACCCTTAACCTGTTTCATTTCGTCTTTTGTTAATTTTTTTAAGTTTTCCATGCCTGTAATTAAAGTTTAGTGTTTGTTGTTAATTATTAAGCAATATACAAGCACTTTATATTAATTGCAAGCAATTTAAAAAACTTTCCCCGGGTGCAAGCATATTACACCCGGGGAAGCAGTTTAGCGAACGCTGTCAATTTTGAGGCTGTCCTTTTTAAGGCTATCCTTTTTGATAACCAGCGTATCAACTTTGCATTGCAGCCCATTATCAGTCATGGTAAATACCGCAAAATTGGCTTTGTTATCGGTTTTGTTCAAATTGCGGCAATCGTATAAATTAATATCCTGAACATAATTGTCGAGTTTTTGATCAATGATAACCTTTGCGTTTAAAGGGACCTTTAAAGTAAGCACAACTTCTTCAGCATGCCATGATCTGTTTGGCTTGTAGCGCACGGTATGGTCAAACTTTATCAGCGTATCTTCCTGGGCAAAAATATACGTTGTACTGCGTGCATTAAATAATGCTGCTTCGTAATTAGGCCCGCTTGCCCTGAACGATTCCTCGAGGACCGGGTGACTAACGTTGCTTTTCTCTATATGTATGGTAACGCTGCGCGGCTCGTTTTGAAAGCCGTTATATTCATCATCCGTTACGATCATATTGCGGAAATGATTTTTAATATCGAGCCTTACGCTGTCCTCGTGCGAAAAATATTTGATATCGTTCAGTTTCAGGTAATAGGTATTGCCTTTTGTAGCCTTTAAGTTTACGGTTTCGGTAAAGCTGGCCGAATCACGGAAACCGGAAGTTATTTTAGCGGCATAAAATACCAGCATCCCCAGGGCGCAAAGCCAGATCACCAGGAATACAGTACCGGTTGATTTACCCACATGCCCGGTATTAAAGATCCCTTTTATAATGATCATGATAATGGTAAGCAGCGGGATAATGGCTACTAAAAAGGCGGAAACAAAAATATTGTTGGCAAATTCATTCCGGATTACCCTGAACGGAAACATGTGGTTGACCATATCGGCACCAAAACCTATGCTGGCCACAAATACGACGATCAGGAAAATGGCGAAGCCAAAACAAGCCAGCAGCACCAGTACGCCAATGAGCTTGATGAGCACTTTGCCGGCGCCGTTAAAAAATATACCGAGGTGATGAAAAAAATCGCCGACAAAATCTCGGGCCTTATAAACGAACGGGCGGGCTTCATGGCCGAAATTGGATAGATTTTGACGCATGGAGCTCATTTCTTCTTCAAAATTCTTTTTAAAACCCTGCAGATTCTGCTTTTCGCCCTTCATGGCCATTTTGTCGGCGCGGCTAATTGCTTTGGGCACCACTATCCATAAGATAATATAAAGCAGGAAGCCGGTGCCGCCTACAGCGATGAATATGGCAAATAAAATCCTGATCCAAACCGCATCAATATCAAAATAGTTGGCAATGCCTGAGCAAACGCCGGCTACCAGATGGTCATCAGGATCACGGAACAGCCTGCGACCCTCAGTGTTGTAAGGGGTGAATGGTGCAGAAGCGTTGCTTTCGCCTTCGGCATGTTCAAAATCAGCAACGGAGCCCATTTGTTCCACAATGCGGTTAACATCCTGCTCTACAATAACCTGCTTGTTTTCTTTCTCCAGCGCTTCGCTAAACATTTCGGCAATGCGATTTTCAATATCCGTGGTGATCTCCAGGCTGTCTGCCGAATTGGAGAAATGACGTTTTACCTCCGTCATGTAGTTCTTGAGGATCTCGTAAGCATCCTCTTCTATATGGAATACGATGCCGTTTATATTTATAATAATTGTTTTGTTCATGATAATAGTGATTTCAGGGTTTATTTTCTGTTGCCAATAGCCGTTTGTACCGCAAATGATAGTTCCTCCCAGGTCTTATCCAGCTGCTCCAGTACTTTTCTGCCTTCGTCAGACAGGATGTAATACTTTCTTGGCGGCCCTGATGTTGATTCAACCCAATTGTAGGTAAGCAGGCCATTGTTTTTTAAACGGGTGAGCAAAGGATAAAGCGTACCCTCAACTACCAGCAATTGGGCTTTCTTCAGCTCAGCAATAATATCTGATGCGTATGTTTCGCCCTTTGCTATGATGGAAAGAATGCAATACTCCAGTATTCCTTTCCGCATTTGGGTTTGTGTGTTTTCAACAATCATACAACAAAGATATATGTTTTAAATTGTATTATGCAATACATAGTACTGAAATAATTGTTTTTTGTAAAAATTTGATTACGCACACAGGAGGTCGGTGCTTCCTTTACAATTTATTGATGTTGTGATAATGTTTATTTGTAACTTTAAATAACTGATAACCAGACCACAGCTTGTTTTAAATTTTTGTTCCTCTTGTAATAATTTAATTACACACGCACAGGGAGTAGGATTTTACCCGATTATATAATACGATTATATTCTTTATTTGTATTTTTAGTACGTAATTAAACAAACTCTTTATGAAAAAACTTGTACTTGCATTTTTGTGCTTCAGTATGTTGTGTATAACACAGGTATTTGCACAAAGCCATTCAGTAACCGGTGTGGTTACGGGCAAAGACGATGGAAAGCCTATCCCCGGGGCAACTTTGCGGGTAAAAGGGCAAAACAGTGGCTCGCAAACCGATGTTAACGGTAAGTTTTCATTAACGGTGCCGGATAATGCCACCTTATCTTTCTCTTTTTTAGGCTATTTAACACAAGATGTTAGCGTAGCCGGTAAATCATCACTAACGGTTGTGCTAGTACCCTCCAATCGCGAGCTTGATGAAGTGGTGGTTA of Mucilaginibacter xinganensis contains these proteins:
- a CDS encoding sensor histidine kinase yields the protein MRGIVIFLFFCFFQLCCQAQKPEMYLDGINPVIQHDSHGDSIRKYFSYTFFNYENSRSKNKKVLIAAFYSNKLAVNYRQALQKIPRLKQYGNPGSQSYIQLFNGYAGKYAIPIFDSSGIIITVNGINPQNVNQYQFRVIEDKQKVVLPWTRPTLFCKAYLMTKIADPDKTDEFSAYLGQFKTAYGKALTFQVRKLSTPDSIEASVTAYWVKWQPRVIGVFTFAQLPDFLSLFKKQWTSPLENPDQPDWSKDAALKLKKDFSYNENNLIFYLDDIIKSKSIIEYNLVNGKDSTGWTVNDFDFNLVWLKNLSPGNYRLKIRYSVQRNNIFTYAFALQAAWYQTVWAKAALSLLGILAAGFLLLLWRSGKQAEKLKEESTLKQLVQTELRSIRSQFNPHFVFNALSSIQGLITKNDSQKASKYLIEFSNLMRDSLKASDKEFVSIFTEIKILENYLALEKLRFGFSYQIKVSDEIDASALEIPALFLQPPVENAVKHGISALQENGQLVVLFEKLNNDMMVSVNDNGKGFNQNDNTGGFGLQLTKERIKLLNQTLNGQQIEFSVTRTDNLTHVIFHFKNWLI
- a CDS encoding bacteriocin-like protein is translated as MENLKKLTKDEMKQVKGGLNHASVVYCNDGMQFGETGLCGDYSVDHICDFDQGFNRCINVTN
- a CDS encoding PspC domain-containing protein; protein product: MNKTIIININGIVFHIEEDAYEILKNYMTEVKRHFSNSADSLEITTDIENRIAEMFSEALEKENKQVIVEQDVNRIVEQMGSVADFEHAEGESNASAPFTPYNTEGRRLFRDPDDHLVAGVCSGIANYFDIDAVWIRILFAIFIAVGGTGFLLYIILWIVVPKAISRADKMAMKGEKQNLQGFKKNFEEEMSSMRQNLSNFGHEARPFVYKARDFVGDFFHHLGIFFNGAGKVLIKLIGVLVLLACFGFAIFLIVVFVASIGFGADMVNHMFPFRVIRNEFANNIFVSAFLVAIIPLLTIIMIIIKGIFNTGHVGKSTGTVFLVIWLCALGMLVFYAAKITSGFRDSASFTETVNLKATKGNTYYLKLNDIKYFSHEDSVRLDIKNHFRNMIVTDDEYNGFQNEPRSVTIHIEKSNVSHPVLEESFRASGPNYEAALFNARSTTYIFAQEDTLIKFDHTVRYKPNRSWHAEEVVLTLKVPLNAKVIIDQKLDNYVQDINLYDCRNLNKTDNKANFAVFTMTDNGLQCKVDTLVIKKDSLKKDSLKIDSVR
- a CDS encoding PadR family transcriptional regulator, with product MIVENTQTQMRKGILEYCILSIIAKGETYASDIIAELKKAQLLVVEGTLYPLLTRLKNNGLLTYNWVESTSGPPRKYYILSDEGRKVLEQLDKTWEELSFAVQTAIGNRK